One Purpureocillium takamizusanense chromosome 12, complete sequence DNA window includes the following coding sequences:
- the MLH3 gene encoding DNA mismatch repair protein, variant 2 (COG:L~EggNog:ENOG503NZFP) encodes MSIRQLPDHVIDKLKSSAAVTSLNGVACGLVTNSLDAGASRINVRLDFARGDCLVDDDGSGIEPREFLEDGGLAKLHHTSKIPESPALHGRRGDFVAAVAALSMLSVASHHYRHISSAYLSIHNSQVLARRVPAPPEQRFDVFDHGTRVSVRSLFGSMPVRVKHRASVFRERSAIDKEWGSLVREVMTMLLSWPSQLSVSLHEANTQRQLRLKSGCNTDLVARVSSLFVQASLADSADASSWVPVSASSRQVRIKGCVSTTPVATKRSQAMSLGIQAILDSHDSNVLYDAVNKVFGNSSFGVVEDAEGAGPNSKLRKGLERWPMFYFQIHLLGSSVQSRGLDDSQNALSDIAGLLQTISFEFLKKHRFRPLAIERLSDKSIFSTAKVLKRSGKSSSRSPAPSQGRTSPPLPRDSARGVRAESPFGDWHREKVGWAMSNLHGPKPLPNERGRRQSPGAGRRRLVGQGGKLVRKPFEDPLMDESEPVQSADGVVRANSASECAPDAGHQTKRLRVLASRPKPAPSPWLQGILDSWRNPVFETAPTAVPQISGDDPVGILYRGTSGLHHCQSKEANVNLEVGSVSLAGRLSRSAMAEAEFVAQVDRKFILIKLPLVSATQMPADRKSQALVMVDQHAADERCRLEELMAGYFNRDADLVKPVTQSLDQDIVFETPKGEGELIDRHRGHFQAWGVSLVVESEPGAFTVRVTGLPPSILERCRGEPRLIIDLIRKETWALEDSNAVPERSLSREARRSWPSWFRGCPPGILELLFSRSCRSK; translated from the exons ATGTCCATCCGTCAGCTCCCTGACCATGTCATTGACAAGCTCaagtcctcggccgccgtcacctcGCTGAACGGCGTCGCGTGCGGGCTCGTCACCAATTCGctggacgccggcgcctcgcGTATCAACGTTCGCCTCGACTTTGCCCGCGGCGActgcctcgtcgacgatgatggctCCGGCATAGAGCCTCGCGAGTttctcgaggacggcggccttgccaaGCTCCATC ACACCTCCAAGATCCCCGAATCTCCGGCCCTCCATGGCAGACGGGGTGACTTCGTTGCCGCTGTGGCGGCTCTGTCAATGCTTTCGGTGGCATCCCATCATTACCGACACATCTCGTCGGCTTACCTATCGATACACAACTCTCAGGTCTTGGCCCGGCGTGTTCCAGCACCCCCAGAACAACGTTTCGACGTCTTCGACCATGGCACCCGGGTGTCCGTCCGCTCTCTGTTCGGATCCATGCCTGTCAGGGTCAAGCATCGAGCGTCGGTTTTTCGGGAGCGTtccgccatcgacaaggaATGGGGCAGCCTCGTTCGGGAAGTCATGACAATGCTACTCTCATGGCCGAGCCAGTTGTCCGTGTCGTTACACGAGGCGAACACCCAGCGCCAATTACGGCTCAAGTCCGGTTGCAACACAGATCTCGTTGCGCGGGTGTCCAGTCTCTTCGTTCAGGCGTCACTGGCCGATTCCGCGGACGCCTCATCGTGGGTCCCCGTGTCAGCTTCATCTCGCCAGGTGCGCATTAAAGGATGCGTGTCCACAACTCCGGTTGCTACAAAGCGGTCGCAGGCCATGAGCCTCGGCATTCAGGCCATACTAGACAGCCACGACTCAAACGTTCTCTACGACGCCGTCAACAAGGTGTTTGGCAACTCTAGCTTTGGTGTTGTTGAGGATGCTGAGGGAGCAGGCCCGAACTCAAAGCTCCGAAAGGGGCTTGAACGATGGCCCATGTTCTACTTTCAAATCCACTTGCTCGGATCCAGCGTCCAGTCGAGAGGACTTGATGACTCTCAGAATGCGCTGAGTGACATTGCGGGCTTGCTGCAGACGATCTCCTTTGAGTTCCTCAAGAAGCATCGCTTTCGGCCTCTGGCCATCGAAAGACTGTCAGACAAGTCAATATTCTCTACAGCAAAGGTGCTGAAGCGCTCAGGCAAGTCATCCAGCCGGTCACCTGCACCATCACAGGGAAGAACCAGCCCGCCGCTACCTCGTGACTCTGCTCGCGGAGTCAGAGCAGAGAGCCCCTTTGGCGATTGGCATCGCGAGAAGGTTGGGTGGGCAATGTCCAATCTCCACGGTCCAAAGCCACTGCCGAATGAACGGGGCCGGAGGCAATCTCCAGGCGCAGGTAGACGACGCCTGGTAGGCCAAGGTGGAAAACTCGTCCGCAAGCCGTTCGAAGACCCTCTGATGGACGAGTCAGAGCCCGTCCAGTCcgcggatggcgtcgtcAGAGCCAATTCCGCCTCCGAGTGCGCACCTGACGCAGGGCACCAAACGAAGCGTCTCCGAGTCCTCGCGAGCCGGCCCAAGCCTGCTCCTAGCCCATGGCTTCAGGGAATTCTCGACTCATGGAGGAATCCGGTCTTTGAGACCGCTCCGACAGCAGTGCCCCAGATTTCTGGTGATGACCCCGTGGGCATCCTATATCGAGGCACGTCAGGCTTGCATCACTGCCAGAGCAAAGAAGCGAACGTCAATCTCGAAGTAGGATCCGTCAGCCTTGCCGGACGTCTCTCGCGTTCTGCCATGGCTGAAGCAGAATTTGTCGCCCAGGTCGATCGCAAATTCATTCTCATCAAGCTGCCTTTGGTGTCAGCGACTCAAATGCCTGCTGACAGAAAATCGCAGGCACTAGTCATGGTGGACCAGCACGCAGCCGACGAGCGATGCCGATTGGAAGAGCTCATGGCGGGATACTTTAATAGAGATGCAGATCTCGTCAAGCCGGTGACGCAGTCATTGGACCAAGACATTGTATTTGAAACGCCGAAAGGGGAGGGTGAGCTCATCGATCGTCATCGCGGCCATTTCCAGGCATGGGGCGTCTCTCTTGTTGTCGAGTCGGAACCAGGCGCGTTCACGGTCAGGGTCACGGGCCTCCCGCCGAGTATACTCGAGAGATGCCGCGGTGAGCCTCGCCTCATCATCGATCTAATACGCAAGGAGACGTGGGCGCTGGAAGACAGCAACGCCGTTCCAGAGCGGTCCCTCTCGCGGGAGGCGCGCaggtcatggccgtcttggtTCCGCGGCTGTCCACCGGGgatcctcgagctgctcttCTCGCGGTCCTGCCGCAGTAAGTGA
- the MLH3 gene encoding DNA mismatch repair protein (COG:L~EggNog:ENOG503NZFP) produces the protein MSIRQLPDHVIDKLKSSAAVTSLNGVACGLVTNSLDAGASRINVRLDFARGDCLVDDDGSGIEPREFLEDGGLAKLHHTSKIPESPALHGRRGDFVAAVAALSMLSVASHHYRHISSAYLSIHNSQVLARRVPAPPEQRFDVFDHGTRVSVRSLFGSMPVRVKHRASVFRERSAIDKEWGSLVREVMTMLLSWPSQLSVSLHEANTQRQLRLKSGCNTDLVARVSSLFVQASLADSADASSWVPVSASSRQVRIKGCVSTTPVATKRSQAMSLGIQAILDSHDSNVLYDAVNKVFGNSSFGVVEDAEGAGPNSKLRKGLERWPMFYFQIHLLGSSVQSRGLDDSQNALSDIAGLLQTISFEFLKKHRFRPLAIERLSDKSIFSTAKVLKRSGKSSSRSPAPSQGRTSPPLPRDSARGVRAESPFGDWHREKVGWAMSNLHGPKPLPNERGRRQSPGAGRRRLVGQGGKLVRKPFEDPLMDESEPVQSADGVVRANSASECAPDAGHQTKRLRVLASRPKPAPSPWLQGILDSWRNPVFETAPTAVPQISGDDPVGILYRGTSGLHHCQSKEANVNLEVGSVSLAGRLSRSAMAEAEFVAQVDRKFILIKLPLVSATQMPADRKSQALVMVDQHAADERCRLEELMAGYFNRDADLVKPVTQSLDQDIVFETPKGEGELIDRHRGHFQAWGVSLVVESEPGAFTVRVTGLPPSILERCRGEPRLIIDLIRKETWALEDSNAVPERSLSREARRSWPSWFRGCPPGILELLFSRSCRSAIMFNDELTPDECRALVGRLSRCAFPFQCAHGRPSMVPLADLGPGSSRIGGWRDGTAIEAERWKSWWMDRQDQGQ, from the exons ATGTCCATCCGTCAGCTCCCTGACCATGTCATTGACAAGCTCaagtcctcggccgccgtcacctcGCTGAACGGCGTCGCGTGCGGGCTCGTCACCAATTCGctggacgccggcgcctcgcGTATCAACGTTCGCCTCGACTTTGCCCGCGGCGActgcctcgtcgacgatgatggctCCGGCATAGAGCCTCGCGAGTttctcgaggacggcggccttgccaaGCTCCATC ACACCTCCAAGATCCCCGAATCTCCGGCCCTCCATGGCAGACGGGGTGACTTCGTTGCCGCTGTGGCGGCTCTGTCAATGCTTTCGGTGGCATCCCATCATTACCGACACATCTCGTCGGCTTACCTATCGATACACAACTCTCAGGTCTTGGCCCGGCGTGTTCCAGCACCCCCAGAACAACGTTTCGACGTCTTCGACCATGGCACCCGGGTGTCCGTCCGCTCTCTGTTCGGATCCATGCCTGTCAGGGTCAAGCATCGAGCGTCGGTTTTTCGGGAGCGTtccgccatcgacaaggaATGGGGCAGCCTCGTTCGGGAAGTCATGACAATGCTACTCTCATGGCCGAGCCAGTTGTCCGTGTCGTTACACGAGGCGAACACCCAGCGCCAATTACGGCTCAAGTCCGGTTGCAACACAGATCTCGTTGCGCGGGTGTCCAGTCTCTTCGTTCAGGCGTCACTGGCCGATTCCGCGGACGCCTCATCGTGGGTCCCCGTGTCAGCTTCATCTCGCCAGGTGCGCATTAAAGGATGCGTGTCCACAACTCCGGTTGCTACAAAGCGGTCGCAGGCCATGAGCCTCGGCATTCAGGCCATACTAGACAGCCACGACTCAAACGTTCTCTACGACGCCGTCAACAAGGTGTTTGGCAACTCTAGCTTTGGTGTTGTTGAGGATGCTGAGGGAGCAGGCCCGAACTCAAAGCTCCGAAAGGGGCTTGAACGATGGCCCATGTTCTACTTTCAAATCCACTTGCTCGGATCCAGCGTCCAGTCGAGAGGACTTGATGACTCTCAGAATGCGCTGAGTGACATTGCGGGCTTGCTGCAGACGATCTCCTTTGAGTTCCTCAAGAAGCATCGCTTTCGGCCTCTGGCCATCGAAAGACTGTCAGACAAGTCAATATTCTCTACAGCAAAGGTGCTGAAGCGCTCAGGCAAGTCATCCAGCCGGTCACCTGCACCATCACAGGGAAGAACCAGCCCGCCGCTACCTCGTGACTCTGCTCGCGGAGTCAGAGCAGAGAGCCCCTTTGGCGATTGGCATCGCGAGAAGGTTGGGTGGGCAATGTCCAATCTCCACGGTCCAAAGCCACTGCCGAATGAACGGGGCCGGAGGCAATCTCCAGGCGCAGGTAGACGACGCCTGGTAGGCCAAGGTGGAAAACTCGTCCGCAAGCCGTTCGAAGACCCTCTGATGGACGAGTCAGAGCCCGTCCAGTCcgcggatggcgtcgtcAGAGCCAATTCCGCCTCCGAGTGCGCACCTGACGCAGGGCACCAAACGAAGCGTCTCCGAGTCCTCGCGAGCCGGCCCAAGCCTGCTCCTAGCCCATGGCTTCAGGGAATTCTCGACTCATGGAGGAATCCGGTCTTTGAGACCGCTCCGACAGCAGTGCCCCAGATTTCTGGTGATGACCCCGTGGGCATCCTATATCGAGGCACGTCAGGCTTGCATCACTGCCAGAGCAAAGAAGCGAACGTCAATCTCGAAGTAGGATCCGTCAGCCTTGCCGGACGTCTCTCGCGTTCTGCCATGGCTGAAGCAGAATTTGTCGCCCAGGTCGATCGCAAATTCATTCTCATCAAGCTGCCTTTGGTGTCAGCGACTCAAATGCCTGCTGACAGAAAATCGCAGGCACTAGTCATGGTGGACCAGCACGCAGCCGACGAGCGATGCCGATTGGAAGAGCTCATGGCGGGATACTTTAATAGAGATGCAGATCTCGTCAAGCCGGTGACGCAGTCATTGGACCAAGACATTGTATTTGAAACGCCGAAAGGGGAGGGTGAGCTCATCGATCGTCATCGCGGCCATTTCCAGGCATGGGGCGTCTCTCTTGTTGTCGAGTCGGAACCAGGCGCGTTCACGGTCAGGGTCACGGGCCTCCCGCCGAGTATACTCGAGAGATGCCGCGGTGAGCCTCGCCTCATCATCGATCTAATACGCAAGGAGACGTGGGCGCTGGAAGACAGCAACGCCGTTCCAGAGCGGTCCCTCTCGCGGGAGGCGCGCaggtcatggccgtcttggtTCCGCGGCTGTCCACCGGGgatcctcgagctgctcttCTCGCGGTCCTGCCGCA GCGCCATCATGTTCAACGACGAGCTGACGCCCGACGAATGCCGAGCGCTGGTGGGACGGCTCTCGCGGTGCGCATTCCCGTTCCAGTGCGCACATGGGCGGCCGAGCATGGTGCCGCTGGCGGATCTAGGTCCGGGAAGCAGCCGCATCGGGGGCtggcgggacgggacggccaTCGAGGCGGAGCGGTGGAAGAGCTGGTGGATGGATAGGCAAGACCAGGGACAGTGA
- the MNN4_3 gene encoding mannosyltransferase (EggNog:ENOG503NUSZ~COG:O~SECRETED:SignalP(1-29~SECRETED:cutsite=ASS-AV~SECRETED:prob=0.2728)): protein MTILRLPSLMRAAALVLAAASALVPLASSAVANPNPELAKRDDDTKYFHEPWGSLALGHYDLRYFKEEVPYEQHTAVLRDLIRSYLTVMDAAGAETWIAHGTLLGWWWNGQIMPWDYDLDVQVSNATLQWMGDHLNRTEHSFNSSSSPGSVSKYVLDVNPHHSDIDQGDGMNIIDARWIDMQNGMFVDITGVREREVDRPGFWSCKNFHHYASQDLWPLRRTEFEGVRALVPYSFEQILVDEYGAKSLVTEEHESHRWDRDIKQWVRMDAEDERRAKEEARERKRLEMIRDGRLNTNP, encoded by the exons ATGACCATACTCCGGTTACCCTCCCTGATGAGGGCCGCCGCActcgtccttgccgcggcgtcggccctcgtcccgctcgcctcctccgccgtcgccaaccccaaccccGAGCTCGccaagcgcgacgacgatacaAAGTACTTCCACGAGCCCTGGggcagcctcgccctcggtcACTACGACTTGCGCTACTTCAAGGAGGAGGTTCCCTACGAACAACACACCGCCGTCCTCCGCGACCTCATCCGCAGCTACCTGACCGTTATggatgctgccggcgccgagacaTGGATCGCTCACGGCACTCTCCTCGGATGGTGGTGGAACGGCCAGATCATGCCCTGGGACtacgacctcgacgtccaGGTCAGCAATGCCACCCTGCAGTGGATGGGTGACCACCTAAACCGCACCGAGCACTCGTTCAactcgtcgtccagcccCGGCTCCGTCAGCAAGTACGTCCTCGATGTCAACCCCCACCACTCCGACATCGAccagggcgacggcatgAACATCATCGATGCCCGCTGGATCGACATGCAAAACGGCATGTTCGTCGATATCACAGGCgtccgcgagcgcgaggttGACCGCCCCGGCTTCTGGAGTTGCAAGAACTTTCACCACTACGCCAGCCAGGATCTGTGGCCCTTGCGCCGCACCGAGTTCGAGGGCGTCCGCGCTCTCGTCCCCTACAGCTTCGAGCAGATTCTCGTCGACGAGTACGGTGCCAAGAGCCTCGTCACCGAGGAGCACGAGAG TCATCGTTGGGACCGCGACATTAAGCAGTGGGTGCGCatggacgccgaggacgagaggcGGGCCAAGGAAGAGGCCCGCGAGCGCAAGCGCCTCGAGATgatccgcgacggccgcctcaacACGAACCCCTGA